One Rosa chinensis cultivar Old Blush chromosome 3, RchiOBHm-V2, whole genome shotgun sequence DNA window includes the following coding sequences:
- the LOC112191479 gene encoding F-box protein At5g03970 has translation MSRQEKKKEKMLESDVHAALTCDDIINEILLRLPEKFVFRLILVSKRWLRVICSSSFRSDYHARCRVNFHLLGFFVCNQLYLCRPKDGMRRPKSEPSLQLLTACEEGDDVCNDLMSSGNCKQLGYFIDSANGLLLCGRHPLTYSVWNPISKVLFQLPQPQRFYKRLCMAFIAEDYFNDILHYKVIRANCECKREVNTVSIETFSSVTGTWKHFTLTCSSNFSLRPWTVATVINGVVYWYATQGKIAIKESLAIYDPRVGNTRIVLLKLPDGKISQDYDEFVLGESSDGLLQYGQSSKSGMEIWVLEKEQDSISSITTSNAQSNRKWKFRYRLSFKSMWKRNPSFCRQTKEAQILSFLPQNSEYVFIRSGQNILLLHIESQMLKVIRYHGPSSLIQWDFSKVVPYFRPSWPRSSLCHEKAATSSWPSSGDETAAPAWPSW, from the coding sequence ATGAGTcgacaagaaaaaaagaaggaaaagatgtTGGAAAGTGATGTTCATGCTGCATTGACCTGCGATGACATCATAAATGAGATACTTCTTCGGCTGCCAGAGAAATTTGTATTCAGATTGATACTTGTGTCAAAGAGGTGGCTTCGTGTGATATGTAGTTCTTCTTTTCGATCTGATTATCATGCTAGATGTAGAGTGAACTTTCATCTTCTGGGTTTCTTTGTCTGCAACCAGCTGTACCTTTGCAGACCTAAAGATGGGATGCGCCGACCCAAGTCTGAGCCTTCACTTCAGTTATTGACAGCTTGTGAGGAAGGTGATGATGTATGCAATGATTTGATGTCTTCTGGGAACTGCAAACAGCTTGGTTATTTCATCGACTCTGCCAATGGGCTTCTTCTTTGTGGCCGCCACCCATTGACTTATTCTGTCTGGAACCCAATCAGCAAAGTGCTATTCCAACTTCCTCAACCTCAGCGTTTCTACAAACGCTTGTGTATGGCATTCATCGCTGAGGACTATTTCAATGACATTCTTCACTACAAGGTTATTCGTGCGAATTGTGAATGCAAACGTGAGGTTAACACTGTCTCCATCGAGACTTTCTCTTCAGTGACTGGTACATGGAAGCATTTCACGCTCACTTGCTCTTCAAATTTTTCCTTGCGCCCCTGGACAGTGGCTACTGTGATCAATGGTGTAGTATACTGGTATGCGACACAGGGAAAGATAGCCATTAAGGAAAGTTTAGCCATTTATGACCCACGTGTTGGAAACACGCGTATAGTTTTGCTTAAATTACCTGATGGGAAGATTTCGCAGGATTATGATGAGTTTGTTCTTGGGGAGTCCTCAGATGGGCTATTGCAGTATGGTCAGAGCAGCAAGTCAGGCATGGAGATATGGGTTCTTGAGAAGGAACAAGATAGTATCTCATCTATTACCACAAGCAATGCGCAATCAAATCGCAAGTGGAAGTTCAGATACAGACTAAGTTTCAAATCAATGTGGAAGAGAAATCCAAGCTTTTGCAGGCAGACTAAAGAAGCGCAAATATTGTCATTCCTTCCTCAGAATTCTGAATATGTCTTCATAAGATCTGGACAAAACATACTTCTCTTGCACATTGAAAGCCAAATGTTGAAGGTGATTCGATATCACGGTCCTAGCTCTCTTATCCAATGGGATTTCAGCAAAGTGGTGCCGTACTTTCGACCTTCTTGGCCACGATCTTCTTTATGCCATGAAAAGGCGGCAACTTCTTCTTGGCCTTCTTCAGGCGATGAAACTGCGGCACCTGCTTGGCCTTCCTGGTGA
- the LOC112192781 gene encoding myosin-11, which produces MGTAVNIIVGSHVWVEDPELAWTDGQVTKINGQEVEIQGSNGKKMVANLSKIYPKDMEAPAGGVDDMTKLSYLHEPGVLENLKTRYELNEIYTYTGNILIAINPFQRLPHIYDSHMMQQYKGAPFGELSPHVFAVADVAYRAMINEGKSNSILVSGESGAGKTETTKMLMRYLAFLGGRAATEGRTVEQQVLESNPVLEAFGNAKTVRNNNSSRFGKFVEIQFDKQGRISGAAIRTYLLERSRVCQVSDPERNYHCFYLLCAAPQEEIEKYKLGNPKSFHYLNQSRCYELVGVSDAHDYLATRRAMDIVGISAKEQEAIFRVVAAILHLGNVVFAKGKEVDSSIPKDDQAKFHLKMVAELLMCDAAALEDALCKRVMITPEEVIKRSLDPQSAAISRDGLAKTIYSRLFDWLVDKINVSIGQDANSKSLIGVLDIYGFESFKHNSFEQFCINFTNEKLQQHFNQHVFKMEQEEYTKEEIDWSYIEFVDNQDVLDLIEKKPGGIVALLDEACMFPKSTHETFANKLYQTFKAHKRFIKPKLSRTDFTIAHYAGEVLYQSDQFLDKNKDYVVPEHQDLLGVSKCTFVAGLFPPLREETAKSTKFSSIGSRFKLQLQSLMETLNSTEPHYIRCVKPNNLLKPAVFENVNIMQQLRCGGVLEAIRISCAGYPTRKPFFEFTNRFGLLAPEVLDANVDEKVACKKILEKKGLQGFQIGKTKVFLRAGQMAELDARRTEVLSGAAKTIQRRVRTHYARKRFIALREATIVMQSICRGRLSCKRFDGMKREAAAKKIQKHIRRYRARTNYKKLHLSGLVLQTGLRAMAARNQFRFRKQAKAATILQAVWRCHKAASYFKRLKRGSVVAQCRMRSKIARKELRKLKMEARETGALKEAKDKLTKQVEELTWRLQLEKRLRTDLEEAKAQEITKLQNSLQEMQNKVEEANAKIVKEREEAAKKAIEEATPVVQETQVVVEDTKKIDSLTAEVESLKASLDSEKQRADDCERKYNEAQTSGEERRKKLEETEKKVSQLQENMTRLEEKLTNLESENQVLRQQAVSMAPNKFLSGRSRSIIQRAAESGIPTDAKAAMDLHSASINHRESELEDKPQKSLNEKQQENQELLIRCIAQHLGFAGNRPIAACIIYKCLLQWRSFEVERTSIFDRIIQTIGNAIETQDNNDILAYWLSNASTLLLLLQRTLKASGAAGMAPQRRRSSSATLFGRMTQSFRGSPQGVNLSLINGGSSGGVDTLRQVEAKYPALLFKQQLTAYVEKIYGMIRDNLKKEISPLLGLCIQAPRTSRASLVKGARSVANTEAQRALIAHWQGIVKSLGNFLNTLKANHVPPFLVRKVFTQIFSFINVQLFNSLLLRRECCSFSNGEYVKAGLAELEHWCYKATDEYAGSAWDELKHIRQAIGFLVIHQKPKKTLDEISHDLCPVLSIQQLYRISTMYWDDKYGTHSVSSDVISNMRVLMTEDSNNAVSNSFLLDDDSSIPFSVDDLSKSMEQIDISDIEPPPLIRENSGFSFLLPRAD; this is translated from the exons ATG GGAACAGCAGTGAATATCATTGTAGGCTCTCATGTTTGGGTCGAAGACCCAGAATTGGCTTGGACGGATGGACAAGTCACAAAAATTAATGGACAGGAAGTTGAGATCCAGGGTAGCAATGGGAAGAAG ATGGTTGCCAACTTATCaaaaatatatccaaaagaCATGGAAGCTCCTGCTGGCGGAGTTGATGACATGACAAAGCTATCTTATCTGCATGAGCCTGGAGTTTTGGAGAATTTGAAAACTAGATACGAACTTAATGAAATCTAT ACGTATACTGGAAATATCCTTATTGCCATTAATCCATTCCAAAGACTGCCCCATATCTATGATAGTCACATGATGCAACAATACAAGGGAGCACCATTTGGAGAGCTAAGTCCTCATGTTTTTGCAGTTGCTGACGTTGCATACAG GGCAATGATTAATGAGGGAAAAAGCAATTCAATTCTGGTCAGTGGTGAAAGTGGAGCAGGTAAAACTGAGACCACAAAAATGCTCATGCGGTACCTTGCATTTCTGGGTGGCCGGGCTGCAACCGAAGGGCGGACAGTTGAACAGCAAGTTCTCGAA TCAAATCCAGTTCTTGAAGCATTTGGCAATGCTAAAACTGTTAGAAATAACAATTCTAG TCGGTTTGGTAAGTTTGTTGAAATCCAGTTTGATAAGCAAGGAAGAATCTCTGGAGCAGCCATCAGAACTTACCTTCTGGAACGGTCTCGTGTTTGCCAAGTTTCTGATCCTGAGCGCAACTACCACTGCTTCTACCTTCTTTGTGCTGCACCACAAGAG GAAATTGAGAAATACAAATTGGGAAATCCTAAATCATTTCACTATCTTAACCAGTCACGTTGCTATGAGCTAGTCGGGGTAAGTGATGCCCATGACTATCTTGCCACAAGGAGAGCTATGGATATTGTTGGAATAAGTGCAAAGGAGCAG GAAGCAATTTTTAGAGTAGTTGCCGCAATTCTTCATCTTGGAAATGTTGTATTTGCTAAGGGAAAGGAAGTTGATTCATCCATTCCAAAAGATGATCAAGCCAAATTCCATCTCAAGATGGTCGCAGAGCTTCTCAT GTGTGATGCTGCTGCATTAGAAGATGCATTGTGTAAGCGTGTCATGATAACGCCTGAAGAAGTTATCAAGAGAAGTCTTGATCCTCAAAGTGCAGCAATTAGCCGTGATGGTTTAGCAAAGACAATATATTCTCGACTGTTTGACTG GTTGGTGGACAAAATTAATGTTTCAATTGGACAGGATGCTAACTCAAAATCTTTGATTGGGGTTCTTGACATCTACGGTTTTGAAAGTTTTAAGCACAACAG TTTCGAGCAGTTCTGTATCAACTTCACAAATGAGAAATTGCAGCAACATTTCAATCAG CACGTTTTCAAAATGGAACAAGAAGAGTACACAAAAGAGGAGATTGATTGGAGCTACATTGAATTTGTCGATAATCAAGATGTCTTGGATCTTATTGAAAAG AAACCTGGAGGAATAGTTGCTCTCCTCGATGAAGCTTG CATGTTTCCAAAGTCAACCCATGAAACATTTGCAAATAAGCTATATCAGACATTTAAAGCTCATAAGCGCTTCATAAAGCCAAAACTTTCTCGAACAGATTTTACCATCGCCCATTATGCTGGAGAG GTGCTCTATCAGTCTGACCAATTTTTGGACAAAAACAAGGACTATGTGGTTCCTGAACATCAAGACTTGTTGGGTGTTTCCAAATGTACTTTTGTGGCAGGTCTTTTCCCTCCACTTCGAGAAGAGACAGCTAAATCTACCAAGTTTTCTTCAATTGGCTCTCGTTTTAAG CTACAACTACAAAGCCTAATGGAAACTTTAAACTCTACGGAGCCTCACTATATCAGATGTGTAAAACCAAACAACCTTCTAAAACCGGCTGTATTTGAGAACGTAAACATTATGCAGCAACTGCGCTGTGGT GGTGTTTTAGAAGCAATTCGAATTAGCTGTGCTGGTTACCCTACTCGAAAACCTTTCTTTGAATTCACCAACCGATTTGGACTTCTTGCCCCAGAGGTCTTGGATGCAAA CGTTGATGAAAAAGTTGCGTGCAAAAAAATTCTGGAAAAGAAGGGTCTTCAAGGGTTTCAG ATAGGTAAAACAAAGGTATTCTTAAGAGCTGGTCAGATGGCTGAGTTAGATGCACGAAGAACCGAAGTACTTAGTGGTGCAGCAAAAACTATCCAGCGACGTGTACGAACTCATTATGCGCGGAAACGGTTTATTGCATTGCGTGAGGCAACCATAGTTATGCAATCAATATGTAGAG GAAGACTCTCTTGCAAACGCTTCGATGGCATGAAAAGAGAGGCAGCTGCTAAGAAGATTCAGAAGCACATACGTAGATATCGCGCCAGAACAAATTATAAAAAACTCCATCTCTCAGGGCTTGTCTTGCAAACAGGTTTAAGAGCAATGGCTGCTCGTAATCAATTCAGATTTAGGAAGCAAGCTAAAGCAGCAACCATTCTTCAG GCTGTGTGGAGATGCCATAAAGCTGCCTCATACTTTAAGAGGCTCAAGAGGGGTTCAGTGGTCGCACAGTGCCGAATGAGGTCAAAAATTGCAAGGAAGGAACTTAGGAAGCTCAAAATG GAAGCAAGGGAAACAGGTGCTCTTAAAGAAGCAAAAGACAAGTTAACAAAACAAGTGGAGGAACTAACTTGGCGTCTACAGTTGGAAAAACGTTTAAGG ACTGACCTAGAAGAAGCAAAAGCACAAGAGATAACTAAATTGCAGAACTCATTGCAAGAAATGCAGAATAAAGTTGAAGAAGCAAATGCAAAAATTGTCAAGGAACGGGAGGAGGCTGCAAAGAAAGCTATTGAAGAGGCAACTCCTGTTGTACAAGAAACCCAAGTTGTCGTTGAGGACACCAAAAAAATTGATTCTCTAACAGCAGAAGTGGAGAGTTTAAAG GCTTCGTTGGATTCAGAGAAACAAAGAGCTGATGATTGTGAAAGAAAATACAATGAAGCTCAAACATCTGGTGAAGAACGACGTAAGAAATTAGAAGAAACTGAGAAAAAAGTTAGTCAGCTCCAGGAAAATATGACCAG GCTAGAGGAGAAGCTTACCAATTTAGAATCAGAAAATCAAGTATTGCGCCAACAAGCCGTGTCCATGGCACCAAATAAGTTCCTTTCTGGACGGTCCAGATCAATTATTCAG AGGGCAGCTGAAAGTGGTATTCCGACTGATGCAAAGGCAGCTATG GATCTGCATAGTGCTTCGATAAACCACAGGGAGTCTGAATTGGAGGATAAGCCACAGAAGTCACTAAATGAAAAACAGCAGGAGAATCAAGAGCTGCTGATTCGATGCATTGCACAACACCTAGGCTTTGCAGGGAACAGGCCTATTGCTGCCTGCATCATATATAAATGCCTTTTGCAGTGGAGATCATTTGAAGTTGAGCGGACAAGCATTTTTGATAGGATTATTCAGACCATAGGCAATGCCATTGAG ACCCAGGATAACAATGATATCTTGGCCTATTGGTTATCCAATGCCTCAACACTTCTATTACTACTCCAGCGTACACTGAAAGCAAGTGGTGCTGCAGGAATGGCACCGCAACGACGTCGATCATCATCAGCTACTTTATTTGGAAGGATGACACAA aGTTTCCGTGGAAGCCCACAAGGTGTCAATCTTTCCTTAATCAACGGTGGATCGAGTGGTGGAGTGGACACTTTACGGCAAGTTGAAGCCAAGTACCCAGCTTTGCTTTTTAAACAGCAACTCACAGCATATGTAGAAAAGATTTATGGGATGATTCGAGATAATTTGAAGAAAGAAATTTCACCGTTGCTTGGATTGTGCATCCAG GCACCAAGAACATCAAGGGCGAGCTTGGTTAAAGGAGCCCGATCAGTTGCAAATACCGAGGCCCAGAGAGCTTTGATTGCTCACTGGCAAGGGATTGTTAAGAGTCTCGGAAACTTCTTAAATACGTTAAAAGCAAATCAT GTACCTCCTTTTTTAGTCCGCAAGGTGTTCACACAGATATTCTCCTTCATCAATGTTCAGTTATTCAACAG CCTTCTATTACGACGAGAGTGCTGTTCGTTTAGTAATGGGGAGTATGTAAAAGCTGGTTTGGCTGAGTTGGAGCATTGGTGCTATAAAGCAACAGATGAG TATGCAGGTTCAGCTTGGGATGAACTCAAGCATATTAGGCAAGCCATTGGATTCCTG GTAATAcatcaaaaacccaaaaagacACTTGATGAAATAAGCCATGACCTGTGCCCA GTCCTCAGTATACAGCAGCTATATCGTATCAGTACAATGTACTGGGATGACAAATATGGCACACATAGCGTGTCCTCGGAT GTTATATCCAATATGAGAGTGTTGATGACAGAAGATTCTAACAATGCTGTCAGTAATTCTTTCCTCTTGGATGACGATTCCAG CATTCCATTTTCAGTTGATGACTTATCAAAGTCGATGGAACAAATAGACATTTCCGACATTGAACCACCGCCACTTATTCGTGAAAACTCAGGCTTTAGTTTCTTGTTGCCGCGTGCAGATTGA